In the Hydractinia symbiolongicarpus strain clone_291-10 chromosome 13, HSymV2.1, whole genome shotgun sequence genome, TACTGTGAACTTGTTTCGTTGTTCAAGGTTTGATTTTAATAGACCGTTTATTTTTTTGGATATGGTGGAGATTTGAAAGCCTAACTTATTAGCTCATATATATATTTCgcctttattttttagatgACCGACAGAAAAGCAGTTGTTAAGAATGCAGACATGTCTGAAGACATGCAGCAAGATGCTATTGAATGTGCTACCCAGGCCATGGAAAAATTTAACATCGAAAAAGATATTGCAGCatacattaaaaaagaattcgaTAAGAAATATAACCCCACATGGCATTGCATAGTTGGCAGAAATTTTGGATCATATGTTACTCATGAAACaaaacatttcatttatttttacatgGGACAAGTCGCTCTTCTGTTGTTTAAATCGGGTTAGGTTtagattgtagctagctatgtcAAGATGATTAACTCTAAAATATCTTCGGTTCTTTACAGATGTTTTTCATGTTGTTGCACTCAAGAAAGCTTTCCTAGCCACACTCACCGCTAAACTTGCATTTACATACAGAATAatgtaaatttgtaaataataaatcgatgcatattgcatttttttatagcTATATCAGTTGTTTTCCATGAGATATTAAAGTGCAAGTTATTGTTTTTGATTCCATTTCCAGTCAGCACAAAGATTATCGttttaaacaaattataaaTAAGGAATTGCATGAAAGCCTATTTCAAATATCCAAAAAATTATAGTTGATGGTGCACGCGCTTTTTAAATAACTGACAATGACAATATTAATAAAGATCTgtgagaaattattttttgacaattaagcagaaatatttttttcaccacagtTCAGTGAAGCACCATTTTATGCATTTTTATCCTTGCGGCAAATTGTCTCAAAACAAGCTTACAGCCTGTTTCTTTTTTCGCCGAAAATTGATTTGAACTATTGCTTTGCTATTTGCCACAAACGATGAAGTTAGCCTTCTTTTTCTCCAGCTTCATCTCTCCTTTAAGTTTTCGGAATTATTTGTAACCTACCACAATCCTAGAAAATATTGACAAGAAATTGAAATGTCCTGGATATCATGttgagttaaatttttgcaaatccagatatttaataaatctttttataaaacaatgcagaaataattttctAAGAAACTCTATCACATTAACATGGTTAGTAAAAACTTATTGACAAAAGGATTTTCCTTTGTTTTTAATGGCAAGGTTTTTAACAAGGAATTCTTACTCATTCCTTAGTCATAATTCCTGTTCTGTTTATTCAaaggtttttttagaaaattaactTCATAGCCTTCCGAGATATCCATATACAGCCTTTCTAATAAAAACTTACCAGCTGAAAATTCATTTTTCTGATTTAAGAGCAAACTTGTGTTCCTCTTAGACAATTTTATTTCGTCTTGCAATCGCATCCCATATACCAA is a window encoding:
- the LOC130623008 gene encoding dynein light chain 2, cytoplasmic, encoding MTDRKAVVKNADMSEDMQQDAIECATQAMEKFNIEKDIAAYIKKEFDKKYNPTWHCIVGRNFGSYVTHETKHFIYFYMGQVALLLFKSG